Part of the Aquimarina sp. TRL1 genome, TTTTGTTCAATCATTAGAATAGGACTTCATTTTTTAATGAATCTCGAAGACTAACACTCACTTTCTTATGCAAATTCTAGTAGATTAACAAAGGATAAGTATGTTGCAGGGGAACAAGGGAAGTGAATGATAAAACTATAAGAAATATTTAGGACTCTTACTTATGGGTTTATGATAAATGTATAAGTATTTTAGTGCAAAAAAATATAATGAATTTAACATTTCGGCAATTAGATAAGCACAGTTTTCCCAAGGTATTGCCTATGATACAGAAATTGACTGAACACAAGTTTTCTGATGAGGTATTATTAGAGCGTTTTTATGAAATGCTGGGACAAAATTATGAATGTAGAGGGGTATATCTGGGAGATCAACTTATTGGTGTTTTTGGACTTTGGTTTATGACACGTCATTATGTAGGGAAATCCTGTGAGCCTGATCATGTTTTTATAGAGGAAGCATACAGGAGTAAAGGAATTGGGAAAATGGTTTTCGAATGGATTTATGAATATGCCAGGAGTAGGGGGTGTGAGGCTTCTGAACTTAATAGTTATGTAATAAATTATCCCTCACATAAGTTTTATCTTAATGAGGGATATGAAATATGGGGATACCATTTTGTCAAAAAAATATAGTGTATCTTGCTGATAGAATAATTATCTATTGATGTATAAATATCCGCTTCGGTCTTCTGAACCGTCTATTTTTAAGATATAATAATAAGTTCCTTCTGGTAATTTCTCATCTTTATTGATTGTCGCTCTTCCATCAGAAATTCCTTTGAAACCATTCGTTTCCTGGTGTAAGTGATATTGTTTTTGGCTATAGACTAACACTCCCCATCTATTGTAAATTAATACTTCATTATTTGGGAATTCTGCTAATCCCTGGATTTTGAATGAGTCATTCAGGTTATCTCCATTAGGAGAGATAGCCGTAAAAATTTCCAGATCTCCATCTAGTAATTTGCTTGATGATCCAAAGGTTAATACAGCATATTTACTAGGGATAATAGATTCTGAAGTAATTGAACCACTATCCATATTACCTGATATACTTACGTTTCCAAGATTAACCCATTTTTCAGTTTCAATATCCCATCCTACAACTCTCAGATCATTTAAATCATCTACTAAAGTAGGAATGTTACTGTTGTCATCCCAGGTAAGTGTTACTCCTGTTTCTATATCTCCATCTAAATCCCAGAACTCGAAGATACTGATGTTAAATAAAGTTGCAGCTCTGCTTTCTGTATTGAAGTTATCAGAAAAATAGTTAGGGGAATTAGGATTGTCAAAAAAGTAAGCTCCTTTACTTGCTATAGCAGCAGATTGGTTATCAATTGACATAGGACGTAATCTATAATCATCTCCTATAGGAAATGTAAAATCCAAATCTCCCTGAACCGAAGCGTATCCATCTACAAATCGATCGTCATTTTCTCCATCATATGGAGCATCATTAAGGTAATCAAAAGATACATTTTTTTGATCTCTAGGAGTAATAACTCTACCATTAACGAATTGTTGGAAATTATTAGTTCCTACTGACACTTCTAAAAATAAATCATTAGGGACATCAACTTCTAAATCATGAAATACGGGTCTATTGGTCCCGGATACAGTCAAGCTGTTAGCAGTGTTATAAAATCCAGCTAATCCAAGGTTGTTATCAAAAGTTCCATTGTTAATCAAGTCGATATGAAATCCTACTTGTCCTTGATCATGAATCTGAACATTTCCAGCATTATGAAAAGCTACTTGTGCAAAGATATTGCTTGAAATTGAGGCTAGTAATATGGTTGTCAATAACTTATTCATTTTTTCTACGGGTATTAAATAATTACGGCAGTGCAGTAATTGATTTCTGGAGTAAATATAGTTTAAAATAGTGAATAACAATAGCTTTTGTGCCTTGAATCGACAAAAAACATCGTTTAAATGCATGTTTTTGTCGATTAAATACAATTACTAAAAAAGCTTTTTTTAACAAGTTCTTATTTCATAAATGTCGAATTTTAAAAAAATAGGTAAAAAAGTAGGGGATTATGTTGGGTGAGACCTGAGTTTAATTCTTTTTAATTCGATATGTTATTCTCCTATTTGTAATAATGTTTCTGGCGCCAACAGGGAAGGTGTTTCCAAATTCGGAAGTGCTATTCCCCACTGTTGCTGTTGCTGTTATAAGTGTTCCGGTCGAATATGCAGTAGGAATTGTAAGTGTAAATGAAAACTGATTCGTGTTATCTGTATTTCCATCAGCATCATTATACGTAGAGATTCCTGTAGCCGTATCTTGAGGACTTCCTTCTGTTGCAGCAACCAGAAATGTTTGACCTTCGCCATAATCTTGAGTAAGTCCCATCTGATTGTCTCCGATACTGGCTGTACCTTCTGATATGTCAGTAACAAAGAACTCAATTATAGCACCAGGGCGGGACCACCCGCTTACGATGAGCGTAGTACCTGCAATAACTGCAGATTGGAAGACAGGAAAATTCACTACACCATTAGGACCGGCATCTATATCGTTCATATCGTTTAAAGTCACTCCGTTTCCTGTAGGGTTTCCTCCAGAGGACTCGTCTATGTCTATCCCTAATGCACTACTGGTGGTTCCATTATTATAAATCGAATTTCTGGAAATTAGATTTCCAGAGGTGTTGCCTCCGGTAATAACGATACCACTTCCTCCGTTCTCATTAATAATATTATTGGTAATAGATGAGTTGTTACCGCTCAATCGAATTC contains:
- a CDS encoding GNAT family N-acetyltransferase, producing MNLTFRQLDKHSFPKVLPMIQKLTEHKFSDEVLLERFYEMLGQNYECRGVYLGDQLIGVFGLWFMTRHYVGKSCEPDHVFIEEAYRSKGIGKMVFEWIYEYARSRGCEASELNSYVINYPSHKFYLNEGYEIWGYHFVKKI
- a CDS encoding gliding motility-associated C-terminal domain-containing protein; the encoded protein is MNKLLTTILLASISSNIFAQVAFHNAGNVQIHDQGQVGFHIDLINNGTFDNNLGLAGFYNTANSLTVSGTNRPVFHDLEVDVPNDLFLEVSVGTNNFQQFVNGRVITPRDQKNVSFDYLNDAPYDGENDDRFVDGYASVQGDLDFTFPIGDDYRLRPMSIDNQSAAIASKGAYFFDNPNSPNYFSDNFNTESRAATLFNISIFEFWDLDGDIETGVTLTWDDNSNIPTLVDDLNDLRVVGWDIETEKWVNLGNVSISGNMDSGSITSESIIPSKYAVLTFGSSSKLLDGDLEIFTAISPNGDNLNDSFKIQGLAEFPNNEVLIYNRWGVLVYSQKQYHLHQETNGFKGISDGRATINKDEKLPEGTYYYILKIDGSEDRSGYLYINR